One window of the Sulfitobacter alexandrii genome contains the following:
- a CDS encoding NAD(P)-binding domain-containing protein, translating to MNIGQTGGQVMRIGVMGTGTIASAVVRGIAGQGHLITVSERSARHAQALAEAFGNVTVADNQGVIDRSDVVLLGLMAEVAADILAPLSFRPDQQVISMMAGATLGQVATMVAPAQAAAIMVPFPGIATGGSPVIAQGDIALVQDIVASANTVYAVDTEEELAAYLCAQAVLSPVARLAEDAAGWLGTRVADRQAGEAFLRHLISSSLASSAVGALVEALNTPGGYNQRLRLTLEQGGMRETLRAGLDRLESGE from the coding sequence ATGAACATCGGACAGACAGGGGGGCAGGTGATGCGGATTGGCGTGATGGGAACGGGCACGATCGCGTCTGCCGTGGTGCGGGGCATCGCGGGACAGGGACACCTGATCACGGTGTCCGAGCGCAGCGCCCGCCACGCGCAGGCGCTGGCGGAGGCATTCGGGAATGTGACCGTTGCCGACAACCAGGGCGTGATCGACCGGAGCGACGTCGTCCTTCTGGGCCTGATGGCGGAGGTGGCGGCCGATATCCTTGCACCGCTCTCTTTCCGCCCGGATCAGCAGGTGATTTCGATGATGGCCGGGGCGACGCTGGGGCAGGTGGCCACGATGGTCGCACCCGCGCAGGCGGCGGCGATCATGGTGCCGTTTCCCGGCATCGCGACGGGCGGTTCCCCGGTGATCGCGCAGGGCGACATCGCGCTGGTGCAGGATATCGTGGCGTCTGCCAACACGGTTTACGCGGTGGATACGGAAGAGGAACTCGCGGCCTATCTTTGCGCGCAGGCGGTCCTGTCCCCCGTCGCGCGGCTGGCCGAGGATGCGGCGGGCTGGCTTGGCACGCGGGTCGCGGACCGGCAGGCGGGCGAGGCCTTCCTGCGGCACCTGATCTCCTCCAGCCTTGCAAGCAGCGCGGTCGGTGCGCTGGTCGAGGCGCTGAACACGCCCGGCGGGTACAACCAGCGCTTGCGTCTGACGCTCGAACAGGGCGGAATGCGCGAGACGCTGCGCGCCGGGCTGGATCGTCTGGAGAGTGGGGAATGA